GGCCTTTTCCTCGGTCACAGAAACAGGTTTTTCCTCTTCGAGCTTTTCTTTCACTTCCGAGCGGTGACCGAGAACAATATGGGGATAGCCCTTTTCGTGGTGCCTTACGTGGGACTCAACGAAGAAACGGTTCGGAAGGCAATCATCATCCATGCTGATTACGATCGGTGCCCGGGCCTTCCGGATTCCCAGGTTCCGGGCGACCGACACGCCGTTTACCTCCCGGGGCAGGCCGGTCCTGACCAAGGTGGTTTCGTACTGGGGGTGTATGGCTTTCAGGGCTTTTTCTCCGGTATTCCAATCCCCTGAGTCATCTGCAATGATAACTTCGAATGCGTCCGGTGAAAGAGTCTGATGGTTCAGTGCCTCCAGGAGTTCTGACAAAGAATCTATTCGATCGAATGCTGTAACCACGATGCTTGCAATTGGATGAGGCATGGGATTTCCTTTATATGAGTTTTATGAATAATGAATCAATGGAGAAGAAGATTCCTGTGGGTCTCCGATGAAGAAACAGGACTTTCTTCAAAAGAAGTCTGGAGTCGGTTTTCCATCCGGCGGTAAAGCTCACTGATATCTTCCCTTTCAAGTAAACCGAGCCTTGCCCCGATAAGGATGAATTTCCTTATTTGCCTGATTGCTCCGATTTCCTGAAGACAAGAAAGCAAGTGCTTCAGGATGTCTGTTCGGGGAGAGACCTGAAAGGCCGCTTCATGAAGAATCGCCGCCTTTTCAACGTCACCGGAGACGTGAATTTTATGGGCACACTCTTCAAAGAGTTCTGCAACGTCACCGAGGGTTTCAAGGTTTCGGTCGATGGGAGTCCCTGACTGTTTCAGGAACGTGTCGAGTTCCATGATCGCCGCTTCAATCTCACCTTCATCCATCAGCGGAATAATGCGAAACAGGTGCAGGTCGGGCGGAAGATCACAGGCGCACCCCAGGAGTGTCCGGAGGTGAGTATCAAGGTCTTCACGGTAAAGGACACCGGCTACCTTCAGGAGAAGATCGGAATCGCATGAGATAAGGGAAAAGGCCTTATTGGGTTTGCGGAAGTCCTCATCCTCCGGAAGTTCCATAAAACGGGATAACAGCAACTCGGCAAAGGGGTTTTCTGGAAATTCACCCGGACACATATCGGCCAAAAAGGCAAGGAGGGGGATTTGCATGTCAGCAGGGACGTCCCATTCATCCAGAAAGGCCTGTACCCGATCCACCGAACCAGCAGGGGGCAGGGATTCCCCCAAGAGAGGATGGATGTGCATTTTGGCCTTTCCTGTTTTACCAAAATGCAGGTAGGCCAGGGCCATCATGAGGTGAATCTCGGGACCTTTGTCTATGCTGTAAACGATAAGGCCGGGAAACTTCCCGCGGTTTTTAAGATAATGTCCGAAATGTTGAAAATAGTTGGACCCG
This genomic interval from Deltaproteobacteria bacterium contains the following:
- a CDS encoding glycosyltransferase, yielding ETTLPRCLESVRGAVDEMIIVDTGSTDSTREIARRYGAKVFSTQWKNDFSFHRNQSIARAKGRWILQLDADECLEPDHAIKLRETVSSAPRDVSHLLCLMRDYRNGRPISEAVLIRLFRNGLGIRFENPIHERPVITEGLGLGTDIVIRHFGYALSEAKMRAKFERNHRILKNLLEKDPGDPFTLYYMAVTLFNYDLESCIRWGEKLLQEFVPGKSFPLFCMNIFYVLAAAHMRRGNLEEAERVCQRAIEVFPACVDAYWTLVDIAFRTGRFDMVLNHGSNYFQHFGHYLKNRGKFPGLIVYSIDKGPEIHLMMALAYLHFGKTGKAKMHIHPLLGESLPPAGSVDRVQAFLDEWDVPADMQIPLLAFLADMCPGEFPENPFAELLLSRFMELPEDEDFRKPNKAFSLISCDSDLLLKVAGVLYREDLDTHLRTLLGCACDLPPDLHLFRIIPLMDEGEIEAAIMELDTFLKQSGTPIDRNLETLGDVAELFEECAHKIHVSGDVEKAAILHEAAFQVSPRTDILKHLLSCLQEIGAIRQIRKFILIGARLGLLEREDISELYRRMENRLQTSFEESPVSSSETHRNLLLH